In the Ilumatobacteraceae bacterium genome, one interval contains:
- a CDS encoding glycogen/starch synthase produces the protein MRVLFATAELRPLASAGGLGEAAAGLAAGLRGQGVDVITVLPGYSAFALENEEHIELSVPDWASPASARLGDHPEAGRLAVVDVPGIVRPDPYVDEHGEGWADNDARFAAFSAAVAALARALDVDLVQLNDWHTALTPAFLGDGIPTVMTIHNLAHQGWAGADWLHRLPSHREAYSWGDAVNGLAGAIRLADRVVAVSPNYAAEITTDAAGMGLQQVLAERGGDLRGILNGIDTRAWNPATDAFAPQFDVDDLTGKTTARAALIERAGWADTDEPLVVIVTRLVDQKGVDLAFEAARFLEGMKARMVVLGSGDPRLASWGEWLAETQPDRFWFFNGYDAPLSHLLFAGGDLLLMPSRFEPCGLAQMQAMAYGTIPVVTGVGGLVDTVRDADAHRDGTGFVAAALDESGVVDALHRGLRAWRHAGRRKAIQRRGMTPDWSWTDPAREFVDLYRELVPGS, from the coding sequence ATGAGAGTGCTCTTCGCCACCGCCGAGCTGCGACCGCTCGCGAGCGCCGGCGGCCTCGGAGAGGCCGCGGCAGGTCTGGCCGCCGGCCTGCGCGGGCAGGGTGTCGACGTGATCACGGTCCTGCCCGGGTACTCGGCGTTCGCGCTCGAGAACGAGGAGCACATCGAGCTCTCGGTACCCGACTGGGCGTCGCCCGCATCGGCTCGACTCGGTGATCACCCGGAGGCGGGTCGCTTGGCAGTCGTCGACGTGCCGGGCATCGTCCGGCCCGACCCGTACGTCGACGAACACGGCGAGGGCTGGGCCGACAACGACGCACGCTTCGCTGCCTTCTCGGCCGCCGTCGCCGCGCTCGCCCGTGCGCTCGACGTCGACCTCGTGCAGCTCAACGACTGGCACACCGCGCTGACGCCGGCGTTCCTCGGCGACGGCATCCCGACGGTGATGACGATCCACAACCTCGCCCACCAGGGGTGGGCGGGAGCCGACTGGCTGCATCGCCTCCCCAGCCACCGCGAGGCGTACTCGTGGGGCGACGCCGTCAACGGCCTCGCCGGAGCGATCCGACTCGCCGATCGTGTCGTCGCCGTCAGCCCCAACTACGCCGCCGAGATCACGACCGACGCGGCCGGCATGGGCCTGCAACAGGTACTGGCCGAGCGTGGCGGCGACCTGCGCGGCATCCTCAACGGCATCGACACCCGCGCCTGGAACCCGGCGACCGACGCCTTCGCGCCGCAGTTCGACGTCGACGACCTCACCGGCAAGACGACCGCCCGGGCGGCACTGATCGAACGTGCCGGGTGGGCCGACACCGACGAGCCGTTGGTCGTCATCGTCACGCGGCTGGTCGACCAGAAGGGTGTCGATCTCGCGTTCGAGGCGGCCCGGTTCCTCGAGGGCATGAAGGCACGCATGGTCGTCCTCGGGTCCGGCGACCCCCGGCTCGCCTCGTGGGGCGAGTGGTTGGCCGAGACGCAGCCCGACCGATTCTGGTTCTTCAACGGCTACGACGCGCCGCTCTCACACCTGCTGTTCGCCGGCGGTGACCTCCTGCTGATGCCGAGTCGGTTCGAACCGTGCGGTCTGGCGCAGATGCAGGCGATGGCATACGGCACGATCCCGGTGGTCACCGGCGTCGGCGGCCTGGTCGACACGGTCCGTGACGCCGACGCGCATCGCGACGGCACCGGCTTCGTCGCAGCCGCGCTCGACGAGAGCGGCGTGGTCGACGCGCTCCACCGAGGGCTGCGGGCCTGGCGCCACGCCGGCCGCCGCAAGGCGATCCAGCGTCGCGGCATGACCCCCGACTGGTCGTGGACCGACCCGGCGCGGGAGTTCGTCGACCTCTACCGCGAACTGGTGCCGGGGAGCTGA